Proteins found in one Candidatus Krumholzibacteriia bacterium genomic segment:
- the sprA gene encoding cell surface protein SprA, with translation MRRATGLVVAWVALTLPLAAARAAPPGVRLDFDQLLERQELRQHGMLLVIGPSARLRAESFDGEVLRQELQYSPTTGLVFDVRAPGFLPGPPEYYLYDGAYFVYEPRDYSAPYLRITALAPSAQQDQLLGENHAWALAHLRAQNVGSQAQVGGGQGFEVTVVNSLPGPLSTMFGRDATTIRVTGRESISFAGESRRVSPYIASEQGRGQSLFPRLDMDQDLQVKLEGTIGGKVHVAVDHNSSAFGVDANRVNVWYEGYEDDIIRRIDLGGTNMAMPGSRLVAPPGFSQGVFGVKTDLRLAGLDLTVLAAKEETEAETRTLTPSGGSATVVPLEERNYVRNRFFFYELPDTTRFYYSYGLDPGSQDGNTLGQLIEQAAAPRFRVYIDDNNGFVESRNLLGYAVANLPAGLDTVAMNATFNSTPNTARWPTQDPGVNIYDPNYRVGHWRILQAGTDFGWVFFDANGKKLVLGLYLLNGSLNPNAALAVSFDDPQGKKVGSTDPEVKPKLRLLHHPDQDADFYGHPTSLLMMRHVYYLGTTGIQDLELSIETQVPGDLTPAAPDNLPQSTYLHMFGLDELDQANRPGPDGLFDTHRANLLDEDNGFLFMPGLRPFSPPEDIVVRRLIDAGVPEDSASTDRERLFGSAEVVDSRLYTLKDTDQTLPTNHYRLLVTTRGTETQIVLQQDIIEGSDVVRLDGRTLVRGVDYDIEPVAGGKITFKGQVLNEISPSSRIEVSYAFRPLLGTGQATLLGMSGKYDFGPRGYLAALALWESRRSFSRQPQLGDEPSRNLVGDVNLNLRFQPGFLTRLADLLPFTRTNAASSIAMAAEVAVSKPDPNTKNTAFVEDMESSDTSDRVASSREAWSWAALPDPTAAPVDTLNRIPTYYYNPTGRVKRGHLNPTLPEDEANDGLTVLELGFDRDQVTNLLTSEPFRGPLLWAGVESAFPGNGLDLSQTRTLEFWLNDGIADPTGRRGRMHIDFGDISEDFVFFPNNPNRPGGGGPLSQPNFNREAETPFQFIATTDDMGWNGKQDDCPPPSSERYPRGSDCHRPDHYVPATGQYPFANGTELDNRYDTEDINGDGVWDTKNSFFRVDLNLADLTYIDPGTDISPTYANDPNIDPKLKPGFQGWRHYRIDFQSLLRDSLYEIVVGPGERPPQLTQVRYLRIWFDDPQAPADPAQQLWTLYNYQLFDFKFTGNQWLQLGVHGTDASRLDPQPFDEIYTVSVINNKDNPEYTIPPDADLVDTAGVQAREQALRLVFDNLKPGHEMVAQKTNPLGRPTDYTLYNRMNFFTNLESDFADSVEVFFRMGSDSLNFYEVARPLLGVRGWQETIFDLRTLTDLKFPEDVGVPVDTLTLAGRPVVQVRRFVQDIANPSVTLKITRRGNPSLKQVSRHFVGVRHLRPASDLGAAPVSGDFWFNNVRLEDPKREVGTAQIYGVQGNVADVFDFNATLSTRDADFLGLRQRTGTGSDLYNFQNSYKIPDVSRLIPTLGLTIPLSYTLARDVSRPKFSTSSDTENDAERADEQRTESVRRGFGLSLQKKPSKFFLFKPTLDRLTFAYNESHTERRSFTSRDTSASWSQNLNYDLSPKARNIPLFFRQQLNLLPTNVKFGAQHQNSRSLIYTSSGSSGGSLQPRPVVSARSFNWNAAAAMRPLQMLNVQYSFNESRDYREAHPDNEEERVRLGSFDFGIPTGRGEGISLDLSPRLFQYSYSANYADRRTVQVEQTTGAPRPDVHQLLSGRTHRVNFDFKLHRRLASLFGGAPRPVVPPGSGEMPEGERQFGGAEEGAEPPPPQGGPGEPPPPQQQQPPPGPGAPGSPPGQQAPPESLQAAPPPRRLPNPLRPLFRFIGGIDAVKVEASDSRSASYVGAPQEANYMYRFGFSTDTGIPGYSEPSPVNTTRTLNLNTAVPLRGALRVTLRYGLRANDIESRSGQDALLRINVDSSRETNFPSAELSINDLQKLRIFGSKLQRSTLTMVYNRTASERFSQDTDAVGTETQSNRRESSTTLITANWTGQWSGGTATTLSLNQTSGEEETVGQRTTNTRRAITGTMRFKVAPKGGLRLPFIGALKTGLDVQLNGSYNRDSGELFNNPDDPSVSIPQRQTSAIAAGARGDFTLSRSMTSGVEMGYTRSRDEKNNQTVSTFRLGFNLTFLF, from the coding sequence GTGCGACGCGCCACGGGCCTGGTAGTGGCGTGGGTGGCCCTGACGCTGCCGCTCGCCGCAGCGCGCGCCGCGCCGCCCGGAGTGCGCCTCGATTTCGATCAGCTCCTGGAGCGGCAGGAGCTGCGCCAGCACGGCATGCTCCTCGTGATCGGTCCTTCGGCGCGCCTGCGGGCGGAGTCGTTCGATGGCGAGGTGCTGCGCCAGGAACTGCAGTACAGTCCCACCACCGGCCTCGTCTTCGATGTGAGGGCTCCGGGGTTCTTGCCAGGACCGCCGGAGTACTACCTCTACGACGGCGCCTACTTCGTCTACGAGCCACGCGACTACAGCGCGCCCTACTTGCGCATCACCGCCTTGGCGCCCAGCGCGCAGCAGGATCAGCTCCTGGGGGAAAACCACGCCTGGGCGCTCGCGCATCTCCGCGCGCAGAACGTCGGGTCGCAGGCGCAGGTGGGCGGCGGCCAGGGCTTCGAGGTGACGGTGGTGAACTCGCTGCCCGGGCCGCTCTCCACCATGTTCGGCCGCGACGCCACCACGATCCGCGTCACCGGGCGCGAGAGCATCTCCTTCGCCGGCGAGTCGCGCCGCGTCAGCCCCTACATCGCCAGCGAGCAGGGCCGGGGCCAGAGCCTGTTCCCCAGGCTCGATATGGACCAGGACCTGCAGGTGAAGCTGGAAGGAACGATCGGCGGCAAGGTCCACGTGGCGGTGGACCACAACAGCAGCGCTTTCGGTGTCGACGCGAACCGCGTCAACGTCTGGTACGAGGGCTACGAGGACGACATCATCCGCCGCATCGATCTGGGCGGCACCAACATGGCCATGCCCGGGTCGCGCCTCGTGGCGCCGCCGGGTTTCTCCCAAGGTGTCTTCGGCGTCAAGACCGACCTGCGTCTCGCCGGTCTCGACCTCACGGTGCTGGCGGCGAAGGAAGAGACCGAGGCGGAGACGCGGACGCTCACCCCGAGTGGCGGCTCGGCCACGGTCGTTCCCCTGGAGGAGAGGAACTACGTCCGCAACCGTTTCTTCTTCTACGAGCTCCCGGACACGACGCGCTTCTATTACTCCTACGGCCTGGATCCAGGCTCGCAGGATGGGAACACCCTGGGGCAACTGATCGAACAGGCAGCTGCGCCGCGATTCAGGGTCTACATCGACGACAACAACGGTTTCGTGGAAAGCCGTAACCTGCTCGGCTATGCGGTGGCGAACCTCCCCGCCGGGCTCGACACCGTGGCGATGAACGCCACCTTCAACAGCACCCCCAATACTGCGCGCTGGCCCACTCAGGATCCGGGCGTGAACATCTACGATCCGAACTACCGAGTCGGCCACTGGCGCATTCTGCAAGCCGGGACCGACTTCGGCTGGGTGTTCTTCGACGCGAACGGCAAGAAGCTGGTCCTCGGCCTCTATCTCCTCAATGGGTCTCTGAACCCGAATGCGGCTCTCGCGGTGAGCTTCGACGACCCGCAGGGTAAGAAGGTGGGCAGCACGGATCCGGAGGTGAAGCCGAAGCTACGTCTCTTGCACCATCCCGACCAGGACGCGGACTTCTACGGCCACCCCACCTCGCTCCTGATGATGCGCCACGTCTACTATCTGGGCACGACAGGCATCCAGGACCTGGAGCTCAGCATCGAGACACAGGTCCCCGGCGACCTCACACCGGCGGCGCCAGACAACCTCCCTCAGTCCACCTACCTGCACATGTTCGGCCTGGACGAGCTGGACCAGGCCAACCGGCCTGGGCCCGATGGTCTTTTCGACACCCACCGGGCCAACCTCCTGGACGAGGACAACGGCTTCCTCTTCATGCCGGGTCTGCGGCCCTTCTCGCCCCCCGAAGACATCGTGGTCCGGCGCCTGATCGATGCCGGGGTGCCGGAAGACAGCGCCTCGACCGACAGGGAGCGTCTCTTCGGCTCGGCGGAGGTCGTGGATTCGCGCCTCTACACCTTGAAGGACACCGACCAGACCCTCCCGACCAACCACTACCGGTTGCTCGTGACCACCCGCGGCACGGAGACCCAGATCGTCTTGCAGCAGGACATCATCGAGGGCAGCGACGTCGTGCGCCTCGACGGGCGCACCCTCGTCCGCGGCGTGGATTACGACATCGAGCCCGTGGCCGGCGGCAAGATCACCTTCAAGGGCCAGGTGCTGAACGAGATCTCGCCGAGTTCCCGCATCGAGGTGAGCTACGCCTTCCGCCCCCTTCTCGGCACCGGGCAGGCGACGCTCCTCGGCATGAGCGGCAAGTACGACTTCGGGCCCCGGGGCTACTTGGCGGCTCTTGCGTTGTGGGAATCGCGGCGTTCCTTCTCGCGCCAGCCCCAGCTCGGTGACGAGCCGAGCCGCAACCTGGTGGGGGACGTCAACCTCAACCTGCGTTTCCAGCCCGGCTTCCTGACCCGGCTCGCCGATCTGCTGCCCTTCACCCGCACCAACGCCGCGAGCAGCATCGCCATGGCCGCGGAAGTCGCGGTGTCGAAGCCGGACCCGAACACGAAGAACACCGCTTTCGTCGAGGACATGGAAAGCTCCGACACCTCGGACCGGGTGGCGAGCAGCCGGGAGGCCTGGAGCTGGGCCGCGTTGCCCGACCCGACGGCGGCGCCCGTGGATACGCTGAACCGCATCCCCACCTACTACTACAACCCCACCGGCCGGGTGAAACGGGGCCACTTGAACCCCACCTTGCCGGAGGACGAGGCGAACGACGGCCTCACCGTGCTCGAGCTCGGCTTCGACCGCGACCAGGTCACCAACCTGCTCACCAGCGAGCCCTTCCGCGGCCCGTTGCTCTGGGCCGGGGTGGAATCCGCCTTCCCCGGCAACGGCCTCGACCTGTCCCAGACGCGGACCCTCGAGTTCTGGCTCAATGACGGCATCGCCGACCCGACGGGCCGGCGCGGCCGCATGCACATCGACTTCGGCGACATCAGCGAGGACTTCGTCTTCTTCCCCAACAACCCCAACCGCCCGGGCGGCGGCGGCCCGCTCTCGCAGCCGAACTTCAATCGCGAGGCGGAGACGCCGTTCCAGTTCATCGCCACCACCGACGACATGGGCTGGAACGGCAAGCAGGACGATTGCCCGCCGCCGAGCAGCGAGCGCTACCCGCGCGGGTCGGACTGCCACCGGCCGGACCATTACGTTCCGGCGACAGGGCAGTACCCCTTCGCCAACGGCACCGAGCTCGACAACCGCTACGACACCGAGGACATCAACGGCGACGGCGTCTGGGACACGAAGAACAGCTTCTTCCGCGTCGACTTGAACCTGGCGGACCTGACCTACATCGACCCGGGCACGGACATCAGCCCCACCTACGCCAACGACCCCAACATCGACCCGAAGCTCAAGCCCGGCTTCCAGGGCTGGCGGCACTACCGGATCGACTTCCAGTCCTTGTTGCGGGATTCGCTCTACGAGATCGTGGTGGGTCCGGGAGAGCGGCCGCCGCAGCTCACGCAGGTCCGCTATCTCCGCATCTGGTTCGACGATCCCCAGGCGCCGGCGGATCCGGCCCAGCAGCTGTGGACGCTCTACAACTACCAGCTCTTCGACTTCAAGTTCACCGGCAACCAGTGGCTGCAGCTCGGGGTGCACGGCACCGATGCTTCCCGGCTCGACCCCCAACCCTTCGACGAGATCTACACAGTGAGCGTCATCAACAACAAGGACAACCCGGAGTACACCATCCCCCCGGACGCGGACCTCGTGGACACCGCGGGCGTGCAGGCGCGGGAGCAAGCGCTCCGCCTCGTCTTCGACAACCTGAAGCCCGGTCACGAGATGGTGGCGCAGAAGACGAACCCTCTGGGGCGGCCCACGGACTACACGCTCTACAACCGCATGAACTTCTTCACCAACCTGGAGTCCGACTTCGCCGACTCCGTGGAAGTCTTCTTCCGCATGGGGTCCGACTCGCTCAACTTCTACGAGGTGGCCCGGCCGCTGCTCGGCGTCCGCGGCTGGCAGGAAACGATCTTCGATCTGCGGACCTTGACCGATCTCAAGTTCCCCGAGGACGTGGGCGTGCCCGTGGACACCCTCACCCTCGCCGGCCGTCCGGTGGTGCAAGTGCGGCGCTTCGTGCAGGACATCGCCAATCCATCCGTCACCTTGAAGATCACCCGGCGGGGGAACCCGAGCCTGAAACAGGTGTCGCGCCACTTCGTCGGCGTGCGCCACCTGCGGCCGGCTTCGGATCTCGGGGCCGCACCGGTATCGGGGGATTTCTGGTTCAACAACGTGCGCCTCGAGGATCCGAAGCGCGAGGTGGGGACGGCGCAGATCTACGGCGTGCAGGGCAACGTCGCCGACGTCTTCGATTTCAACGCCACCCTCTCCACTCGAGACGCCGATTTCCTCGGTCTCCGGCAGCGCACCGGCACGGGGAGCGATCTCTACAATTTCCAGAACAGCTACAAGATCCCCGACGTGTCCCGGCTCATCCCGACGCTCGGCTTGACCATCCCGCTCAGCTACACCCTGGCCCGGGACGTGAGCCGCCCGAAGTTCTCCACCTCCAGCGACACGGAGAACGATGCCGAGCGCGCCGACGAGCAGCGTACCGAGAGCGTGCGACGGGGGTTCGGTCTGTCGCTGCAGAAGAAGCCGTCGAAGTTCTTCCTCTTCAAGCCCACGCTGGACCGCCTCACCTTCGCCTACAACGAGTCGCACACCGAGCGCCGCAGCTTCACCAGCCGCGACACCTCGGCGTCCTGGTCGCAGAACCTGAACTACGACCTCTCGCCCAAGGCGAGGAACATCCCGCTCTTCTTCCGGCAGCAGCTCAATCTCCTGCCCACCAACGTCAAGTTCGGGGCGCAGCATCAGAACAGCCGCAGCCTGATCTACACCAGCAGCGGCAGCAGCGGTGGATCGCTGCAGCCGCGCCCGGTGGTGAGCGCGCGCTCCTTCAACTGGAACGCCGCCGCCGCCATGCGGCCGCTGCAGATGCTCAACGTGCAATACAGCTTCAACGAGTCCCGCGACTACCGCGAGGCGCATCCGGACAACGAGGAAGAGCGGGTCAGGTTGGGGAGCTTCGACTTCGGCATCCCCACCGGGCGCGGCGAAGGCATCTCCTTGGACCTGAGCCCGCGCTTGTTCCAGTACTCCTACTCCGCCAACTACGCCGATCGCCGCACCGTGCAGGTGGAGCAGACGACCGGCGCGCCGCGTCCCGACGTGCACCAGCTCTTGAGCGGGCGCACGCACCGGGTCAACTTCGATTTCAAGCTGCACCGGCGGCTCGCCTCGCTCTTCGGTGGCGCCCCGCGGCCAGTGGTGCCGCCCGGGTCGGGGGAGATGCCCGAGGGGGAGCGGCAGTTCGGCGGTGCCGAAGAGGGGGCCGAGCCCCCGCCACCTCAGGGTGGGCCCGGCGAACCGCCGCCACCGCAACAGCAGCAGCCGCCGCCCGGCCCCGGAGCGCCCGGCAGCCCGCCGGGGCAGCAGGCTCCGCCCGAGAGCCTGCAGGCGGCACCACCGCCGCGACGCCTGCCCAACCCGCTGCGGCCGCTGTTCCGCTTCATCGGCGGCATCGACGCGGTCAAGGTCGAGGCGAGCGACAGCCGCAGCGCCAGCTACGTCGGCGCTCCCCAGGAAGCGAACTACATGTATCGCTTCGGATTCAGCACCGACACTGGGATTCCCGGCTACAGCGAACCGTCGCCCGTCAACACGACGCGGACCCTCAACCTGAACACCGCCGTCCCGCTCCGCGGCGCGCTGCGCGTCACCCTGCGCTACGGCCTGCGGGCCAACGACATCGAGAGCCGCTCGGGGCAGGACGCGCTGCTCCGCATCAACGTCGATTCCAGCCGGGAGACCAACTTCCCGAGCGCCGAGCTCAGCATCAACGACCTGCAGAAGTTGCGCATCTTCGGCTCGAAGCTGCAGCGCTCGACGCTCACCATGGTGTACAACCGCACGGCCTCGGAGCGCTTCAGCCAGGACACCGACGCCGTGGGCACCGAGACGCAGTCGAACCGGCGCGAATCGTCCACCACCCTGATCACCGCCAACTGGACCGGGCAATGGTCCGGTGGCACGGCGACGACCCTCTCCCTCAACCAGACCTCGGGCGAGGAGGAGACGGTGGGCCAGCGGACCACGAACACCCGGCGCGCGATCACCGGGACCATGCGCTTCAAGGTCGCCCCGAAGGGCGGCTTGCGCCTGCCCTTCATCGGCGCCCTCAAGACCGGCCTGGACGTGCAGCTCAACGGCTCCTACAACCGGGATTCGGGCGAGCTCTTCAACAACCCCGACGATCCGAGCGTCTCCATCCCGCAGCGCCAAACGAGCGCCATCGCGGCGGGCGCTCGCGGCGACTTCACCCTCTCCCGCAGCATGACGAGCGGCGTGGAGATGGGCTACACGCGGAGCCGCGACGAGAAGAACAACCAGACGGTGAGCACCTTCCGCCTCGGCTTCAACTTGACCTTCCTCTTCTAG